The Pirellulales bacterium genome includes a region encoding these proteins:
- the tpx gene encoding thiol peroxidase, which translates to MSRTGAVTFKGNPMTLVGNEVKVGQAAPEFTMHRFADGALQKVTLADLKGKPTIISVVPSLDTPVCQKQTRTFNQDLGALGDKINALTVSLDLPFAQNRFCGAEGITNIKSVSDYQDRTFGRNWGMLIDELKILARGTFVLDKDGKVVYAETVKEVAQEPNYEAALSALKAQL; encoded by the coding sequence ATGTCGCGAACCGGAGCCGTAACGTTCAAAGGGAATCCGATGACGCTCGTCGGGAACGAGGTCAAGGTCGGTCAGGCTGCGCCCGAGTTCACGATGCATCGCTTCGCCGACGGTGCGTTGCAGAAGGTGACGCTAGCGGATTTGAAGGGCAAGCCGACGATCATCAGTGTCGTTCCCTCGCTCGACACGCCGGTATGCCAGAAGCAGACCAGGACGTTCAACCAGGATTTGGGCGCCCTCGGCGACAAGATCAACGCGTTGACCGTGAGCCTGGACCTGCCGTTTGCGCAGAATCGCTTTTGCGGCGCCGAGGGAATCACGAACATCAAGAGCGTGAGCGACTATCAAGACCGCACTTTCGGCCGCAATTGGGGGATGCTCATCGACGAGCTGAAGATCCTCGCCCGCGGCACCTTCGTACTCGATAAGGACGGCAAGGTCGTGTATGCCGAGACGGTCAAAGAAGTGGCTCAAGAGCCCAACTACGAGGCGGCGCTCAGCGCTCTGAAAGCGCAGCTGTAA